The window ACGAAATAAAAATAAGCTTGGTATTCTTGCTTCGAAAACTTACCTGTCACAAGCCTACTATTTTTCAGGAAACTTTGAACTAGCCACACAAATAAGTTTTCAACTTATACCTTTAATGAATGAAATCGAATTTTCTGGAAACACAAAAAAGCTTATCAACAATGCAAATGAAATGATAAAATTGCCAAGTAGGGATAGCTTAAGTAAAAAAGCACTGGCTAAGGCAAAAAAACTCATGGAAGAAAATATTGCGTTAACTACTGTCCCAGAGGTAAATATTGATCAAAAAAAGGCGATAATTAAATTTTTTGAAGAAGAAGTCAAACAAATCAAAGACACTTCTTTTATCACTTATAAGCAACCGTCTTTGAACAAGAAATTAAATGAAATATCGAAACAAAAAGATAGTTTATATCAGGCAGCGCTCAAGGGACAATTCAAAGAATTAGAAATCAAATACAGAACGCAGGAAAAGGAAAAAGAACTTGCCGAGCAAAAAATTGCTACTCAAGAACAAGAGTTACTCGCCCAACAAGAAAGCTCAAAAAAATGGTTGTTCATATCCTTGTTTCTAATTTCCTCACTATTAATACTATCTGTTATTATTTATTTCTATTTCAGAAATAAAAAACAAAAAATCACTCATCAAATAAATATCCTAAAAGCAAAACAACAGGAACAAGATAATTTGGGGAGGGAATTACATGATCGTTCATCTAAAGATTTAGAAGCAGTAGTGATAGCATTAAATAAAAGTGGAAACAAACAACTAGCAGATCAAGTGGATATCATAAAATCTGAGATAAGAACACTATCTCATGAATTAAGTTACGTTGACTTTACCGAAAGTGAATTTGACGAACAAATTATAACACTTGCTGCTTGCTATGATTCTCACGAAACCAGTATTGAATTAATTGGTCTAAATAAAATTCCGTGGCAGCAAATTGAATCTACTCTAAAACATCACTTGCTTTTAACGATTAGGGAAGCCATTTCAAATGTTTACAACCATGCTAATGCAACAGAACTTATTATAGAATTCCAAAAAAACAGAGATGCTATTCATCTTATTATTTCTGATAATGGCAATGGATTTGACCTTAAAGAAAAACTAGGACAAGGTCTTCGCAATTTAAGAAATAGATTAAAAGATATAGGTGGACATCTAGATATTATATCTAGTGAGGAGAAAGGCACGATTTTAAACATTATTGTTAAACCTTAATCTATGAAACCACACATCTTAATTGTAGAAGATATAGAGGACATTTTTGAAAATCTACAAAACAAATTAAACATCGTATATCCAGATTATAAGATAAGTGTATCTGATAATTGTGACCTCGCACTACATGAAATACAAAGGCATTTATCAAATCAAAAGGTTACTTTACTAATATTAGATCTTTCATTCAATCACATTAAGCCTACTGTGCGCCTTAAAACAGGTAATGATTTACTGAACAAACTAAAAACCCTAAAAATTACGATACCTACCATTATATATAGTGTGTTTAGTGAAATGACACAGGTTTATCCTGTGATGTCAAAATACGAACCTGAAGGCTATGTCGTTAAGTCAAACAATAGCTCCCATGAATTACTATTAGCGATTCAAAAAATATTAGATGGTGACAAATACTATAGTCATAAGATTCACGAAGAACAATTAAAACGTTACCAATACAGTCATAAATTAGACGACGTTGATCTACAAATCATCAAACATCTACCAGAAATTTCAACCATTAACCAGTGGGAAAATAG is drawn from Nonlabens dokdonensis DSW-6 and contains these coding sequences:
- a CDS encoding DNA-binding transcriptional response regulator, yielding MKPHILIVEDIEDIFENLQNKLNIVYPDYKISVSDNCDLALHEIQRHLSNQKVTLLILDLSFNHIKPTVRLKTGNDLLNKLKTLKITIPTIIYSVFSEMTQVYPVMSKYEPEGYVVKSNNSSHELLLAIQKILDGDKYYSHKIHEEQLKRYQYSHKLDDVDLQIIKHLPEISTINQWENRIFLKEVALSQRSIYKRLIRIRADFHVDNDKQLVIKLYKLALIQ
- a CDS encoding ATP-binding protein produces the protein MKRKICFSFLIFITFTQSLKAQNQSDYERYSFKGDTLFSDGKYLSATKEYKNALIQLTDNQYIEKIETFYRIGHSFQRATDLDSASFYYLKGDSYYHEDLPKILKSKFHHNKASINYALGKTDSAMYHSIKALDIANKTDNLSYQSLTHSNLGDIFLKKEIFEKAEEYYNTSLKLAEKSKDELAKADVIQRIGQLKLKEKNYQEAINYMNKALSIYERNKNKLGILASKTYLSQAYYFSGNFELATQISFQLIPLMNEIEFSGNTKKLINNANEMIKLPSRDSLSKKALAKAKKLMEENIALTTVPEVNIDQKKAIIKFFEEEVKQIKDTSFITYKQPSLNKKLNEISKQKDSLYQAALKGQFKELEIKYRTQEKEKELAEQKIATQEQELLAQQESSKKWLFISLFLISSLLILSVIIYFYFRNKKQKITHQINILKAKQQEQDNLGRELHDRSSKDLEAVVIALNKSGNKQLADQVDIIKSEIRTLSHELSYVDFTESEFDEQIITLAACYDSHETSIELIGLNKIPWQQIESTLKHHLLLTIREAISNVYNHANATELIIEFQKNRDAIHLIISDNGNGFDLKEKLGQGLRNLRNRLKDIGGHLDIISSEEKGTILNIIVKP